A single genomic interval of Stieleria maiorica harbors:
- a CDS encoding TlpA disulfide reductase family protein — protein sequence MKRIALFAVCCAVVAALTLRPAEAEPSLGIGSKAPALDIEHYFHEDDTRVSEFKAGNVYVVEFWATWCGPCIASMPHLAELQTKHRNDGVQIISISDETVDEVEALLAKPYPGKDVSFAEVTLPYTLTTDPDGSTQRDYMEAAGQNGIPTSFLVGKTGIIEWIGHPGELEEPLGAVLNDSWDREAFKAEIEREQKFQEILQGLDQLAGRGRFDEASKMLADQIAETDDADLKERLTTVQRVVQPQFNFLSGNPTEADFAFYREERKATEGNPQALFRHAMTLYNIVQNGGKIGPLGGEVIEALRKEMENIEDDGKVAMLELIARLHAVEERWDEAIKAAEQGVELADGVSRSQKQRMSLLLEDLKSNLEQESDGDSKSDSEEPATEE from the coding sequence ATGAAACGTATCGCCCTGTTTGCCGTTTGTTGTGCCGTTGTCGCCGCGTTGACTTTGCGACCGGCCGAAGCCGAACCCTCGCTCGGGATCGGATCGAAAGCTCCCGCATTGGACATCGAGCACTATTTCCACGAAGACGACACGCGTGTGTCCGAATTCAAAGCGGGCAATGTCTACGTCGTCGAATTCTGGGCCACTTGGTGTGGACCCTGCATCGCCAGCATGCCGCACCTGGCCGAGTTGCAAACCAAACATCGCAATGACGGCGTCCAAATCATCAGTATTTCGGATGAGACGGTCGATGAAGTCGAAGCTTTGCTGGCAAAACCCTATCCCGGCAAAGACGTCTCGTTCGCCGAAGTCACCCTGCCGTACACGCTGACGACCGACCCTGACGGATCGACCCAACGCGATTACATGGAAGCCGCCGGCCAGAACGGCATCCCGACGTCATTCCTGGTCGGCAAGACGGGTATCATCGAATGGATCGGCCACCCGGGTGAACTGGAAGAGCCGCTGGGGGCCGTTCTGAACGACAGCTGGGACCGCGAAGCCTTTAAAGCGGAAATCGAACGCGAGCAAAAGTTCCAGGAAATCCTTCAAGGGCTGGATCAACTCGCCGGTCGTGGACGGTTCGACGAGGCCAGCAAAATGCTCGCCGACCAAATCGCCGAGACCGACGACGCGGACTTGAAAGAACGGCTGACCACGGTTCAACGCGTCGTCCAGCCGCAATTCAACTTCCTGTCCGGCAATCCGACCGAAGCCGACTTTGCGTTCTATCGAGAGGAACGCAAGGCGACCGAGGGGAATCCCCAAGCGTTGTTCCGCCACGCGATGACGCTTTACAACATCGTTCAAAACGGTGGAAAGATCGGACCGCTCGGCGGCGAAGTGATCGAAGCGCTGCGAAAGGAAATGGAAAACATCGAAGACGACGGCAAGGTCGCGATGCTGGAACTGATCGCGCGGTTGCATGCGGTCGAGGAGCGTTGGGACGAAGCCATCAAAGCCGCCGAACAAGGCGTGGAGCTTGCCGACGGGGTTTCGCGAAGCCAAAAGCAACGCATGTCGCTGTTGTTGGAGGATTTGAAGTCCAACCTGGAACAGGAATCGGACGGCGATTCAAAGAGCGATTCGGAAGAACCCGCAACCGAAGAGTGA